The genomic interval TTGCTCACTTGCAGATATGATGAGGGTACCAGGTTCTATTACCAGTCTTCAAAAACTTCGTGCAAAAGGGCATGATATCCGCTCACTTTATACGCCGCTTGATGCCCTTAAAATTGCTAAACAAAATCCTGATAAAAATGTTATTTTTTTTGCTATCGGTTTTGAAACTACAACGCCTATGAGTGCTGTTTTAATAGAACAAACCATTCAAAACGGATTAAAAAATCTATTTTTTCACATAAATCATGTAACAATTCCAGCTCCTATTCGTATGATTTTAAGTGATAAAGAAACAAAAATAGATGCATTTTTGGGACCGAGTCATGTAAGTGTAATAACAGGTTCGCGTCCCTACGAAAAAATTGCGGCTGAATTTCATAAACCTATTGCCGTAAGCGGATTTGAGCCACTTGACATAATGGATAGCGTGCTAAATCTTGTGCGTCAGCAAAATTCGGGAACATTTGAAGTTTATAATGAATATGCAAGAGCTGTAAAACCGCTTGGCAATGAAAAAGCTAAAGCGCTTGTCGCAAAATATTTGCATCCGTGTAATTTTTCGTGGCGCGGACTCGGAGAAATTGCAAACAGCGGAATGGACTTAAAAGATGAATATGACGCGATTAATGCAAAAAAAGTTTTTGACTGTTCGGTTGGAAACATTAAAGAAAATAAGGCGTGTATTTGTGGTAAAATTTTAAGAGGTTTGGCAAAACCATATGATTGCAAAGTTTTTGGCAAAGCCTGCACACCGCAAAATCCTATCGGATCATGTATGGTTTCCAGTGAGGGAGCTTGCGCGGCATACTATAAATATAAAAGAATATAAAAAAGCGTAATGGAAGAATTTGAAATTGAACGAAAAAAGATGCTAAAAGGCGCTATTTTCAATTATAGATTATATTGTTTTTTAATTCCGCTTTTTATAATAGTAATTTTGCTCATTTATGACTATCTTTGTGACTATTTTCCATCTTTAGTAATCCTTTATAAACTACCTTATGATGAGTATGGATATGGTAATTTTGTGGATAAAATAGGAGCGCTAATAGCAATACCCTGTTTTGCGCTCATATTTATCTTTTCACAACTTTATTATTATCACTTCAAAGAAAAAAGGTTAAATTTCAGCTATATCATAAAAGAAAAAATCATTTCAGAATTTTTTAAAGAGTATGTTTATACGCCGCAAAAAGGTCTTGGAAGTGACTTTATAAATGAAACTGAAATTTATGCTTATAATATTTTTATAACGCATGATTTGATAAAAGGTCTGTATAAAGGAAGTGAGTTTGAGTTTTGTATCGTAGAAACTTATGAAGAAAAACATTATTCAAGCAGTAAAATCGGAAAAATAATAGAACTTGCAAAACAGGTCAAATATGAGCTTTCTAAATTTCAAGGTGTAGTTTTGGGTTTTGATATCGGTAAAAAATTTAGTTCAAAAACTATAATTGTAGATAGGTCTTACAACACAAAAATAGACGGTAAAAAAGAGATTTTGGATAACAGAGAGTTTAATGAAGAGTTTAGAATTTTTAGCGATGATGAGATAGAGGCAAGATATCTGCTTGATTTTTTATCTATGGAAAAAATCATAAAATTTCAAAACGAAATAGGTGACGGAAATGCAAGTTTTGCCTTTATAAATGGTAAATTTTATCTGTTTTTAAACGGCTATCATTTTGATTATAATCCATCATTGTTTAACAAAATAAACGAAACTGATATAAAAATTTTTGTAGATCAAATAAAAAATGTTATAAGTTTTATAGATTTTTTTATAGATAAAAATAGTAAAAGCAAAATTTAAAATTTGCAAAATAGCTTAAACTTTCATAAATTTTTATAGTCAAATTTTAGACATTTTAAAATTTTTCTAAATTTTTTTTAAAAAATATTTTTTAAATTTTTAAGCTCAATAGAATTTTTTCTATTTTCATAAAAATTAAAAAATCAACTATCAAGCCGCAAAGGAAACGGTTTGTCTTCACCATTTCAACCATTTACAGTATTATATGGCAAATTTAAAAGTTTAGAAATAATATTTTTATTTTTTATACCACATTTTTCAACCAAATATAAAATTGATTTTATCCATATTTTCATCCTAAATATAAAAATTTAACAAAATAACATAACAAAGCATATAATATTTAAAGAGTATTGTTATTTAAGTTTCGTTTGATATGGCAAAATCTTATAATGATACGATTATAAATATTTTTTAATAAAAATAATATAGAGTTTATCTATTACAGATAAAATTTAAAATTCTTATCAATATCACAAGACAAGATTTGATGAATTTAAAAGCAGTAAAATTTAAAAATGCGAGCGAGTTTAAAAACATCAAAAAATTTAAATTAGGCAACCAGCTATTTCACGTTTTAAAAAATATCAAATTTTAAAAAAGCTAAATTTGGTAATTTTAGTTCAGATTTAGCCCCGAAGGGCTAAAATTTTACCATTTAAGTCCAACTTCCAAATATAAATTTCTGCCTGTCGCATATGTATAGTAAATTTTATCATCAATGCTGTCAGCGTCTATTTTTTGTTTTTTATTCAGGATATTGTTTATATCGAAATTTGCAAAAAATTCCACGTCTTTATGTAAATTTTTCTCATAAGCGATTCTTGCATCCCAAGTTGTGCGGCTTGGAAGATTTACTTTAGTATATGTCTGCATTTTTTTTGCTTTATCAAATCCTCTTACCAATGCTTCGTTTCCGCTTTCGTAATTTATGAAATTAGATAGCGTTATACCAAAATATGGTACTTGCATTGTATGTGCCAGCCTTAAAACATCAGGCGTATAAAAATCGACCGTAGGAAGTTCGCCGATTGTTCTTTCTTTGCCATTGTAAAGAATTTTTCTATCCAAATACAGATCTGAATCGGTATATTTGTTAAAGTTTCTGTCTCTTTTCATATGCGTATAGCCAAGTTCAAAATAGTTTTTTGTATTTATAAATTCTATAGGATCTATGTTTTGAACTGTAAAAGTATAAATATCACTATCCGTTTTGCCGTCATTCGTATAAATATAGTAGTTGTCATCAAGTCCTGCTACCGATCCGAGTCCCGCTTTTTTGCGTGAAGTCACTTTGACCTCATCTCTGCTTTTACGTTTTATGTATTTTAAATCCAGTCTTGCATTTTTTATATCGCCTCTATAAAATAAACTTAATTCATCGTCGTAAGGCGTTTTAAATTTGTTGCCTAAAAATCCGTTTATGTCATTTGCAGTTTTTGTAAATTTTTCATTCGGATGATTTCTTATAAAATCTTCTTGATGAGCATACATATCGTTGTAAATTTTTTGAGCGAAAAGTTCTCTTCCGTAATAACGATTTAGTCCGAAGCCTAAGAAATTTTCACCTATAAATTCATATTCGCTTACAAATCTCGGCGCGATATTTACATCGTTATTTATGCTGTTTCGCTCCATTCTTACGCCGGGACGAAATTTAAATTTATCATATAAAATTTCATCTTCCAAATACAGAGCGAACTTATTCATTGTCGCTTTGTTATAGACATTTCCGTAATAATATAATTTGCTTAAATATTGACCTTTACCGCCAAAGCTATTATCATTTATGCAAGTTAAATCGTCTTTATCGCAAATATAACCGTCAGGCAAATCTTTCGGGGTAAAATATTCGGCAAAAGGCGTTAAGGTTCTGTAGCTTCCACGCTTATTTTCATACTCAAATCCGTTTATTATATTGTGTTTTGTATTTAAAATTTCAAATTCGCTGAGCGTGGCATCAATATTGTAAGTAAAAGTTTTTTGGAGTTGTTTTATATCGCCAAGTCCTCCATAATATGAGTGAAAAAGACCGTCGCGCGCATTATAGCTGTTTCCCCAATTTTTTAAATTTGACTTGGCATAATCATAAAGTCCATTCTTAAAATCAAAATATCTTGAACTCTCAAATTCGGAGTAGCTAACTTTTTGCTCTAAAAATACAGAATCCAAATCAGCTTCGACATCCAAATTCAGTGCAAAACCGCCGAATTTATTATCCATTGCTGAATTTAAATCGTGTTCTATAAAACTTCTGCTGTTTTGTTTTTAATATAAATAGCTCGGTTTTATATTTACTCTGTCGCCGGCTCTGTAAATTCCTTTGATAAAATAGTTTTGCGCATCTCTTGTTTCGTTTGGAAATTCAGCGATTTTCGGATCCATAATACTATCTTTTGTATGCGTTTTGATTATTGATTTATGTTTTGTGTAATCAAAAAGCAATCCGAAATCATCGCTTACGTAGCCTTCCATTCCAAATCTATATTTTCTTTTTGAAAAATCGCTTTTATCATACCAGCCTGTCGAGTTTTTGTAATTATCTCTTACTAAAGGATCGATAAAATTTTTACTTAAATCTCCACTTGTGTATCCGCCGCTTACAACTCCGTGAAATCCTTTTTTAGGATCTCTTGTTTTAGCATTTACGACTCCGCCTTGAAATCCGCCGTATTTTGCGGATACCGAACTGTCGATGACTTCAATGCTTTTTAACAAATCGCTGCTTAAATTTATGGCTTGTGAGCCAAGAGTAGGGCCTCTCCAAGTATTTTTAAATAAAGTTCTGTAACCTGCCGGATTTATATCGTCGTTGAAATTTAATCCATCCACCATAAAATTATTTTGGTAAAAACTGGCTCCGTTTATACTTACATCTTTTGGTGAAATTTCGCCCGATTCCGTTGAGGAATCGGCTGTTTTATTTAAAATTACATTCGGATTTGAACGAAGCGCATCGCTAATCGTACCGTCTTTTTTGGTTTGGGCTTTTAATTTTTCCTGCGTGATGGTTCTTGATGATACATAAGAGCTTGTTTGTGTATTTAAGCTTTTGCTATCGCTGACTTCCACTTCGCCTATATCTATACTTTCGGCTATTAAAGCCAAAGGAGTAAAAATAAATGCAATCTTTCTCACTGTTTTTCCTTTAATCTCGCCTTATAGCCTGCATCATTTATTGTTTTTATAACACTGTTTATGTCAATTTCACTTGGCATTGTTAAATTTACATCTTTTGTAGTTGTGTTAAAATCCATTGAAATTAAAGTATAGTTTCCTTCAACTACTCTTTTAATTTTTTTGGCACAACCGCCACATCCCATATTCGGAACAACTAACTCATGCGTTAAAACGCCGCCTGCCAACAAAAATGTCGTCAGCATAAAAATAAGAGATAAAATTCTCATATTTTTTCCTTTCATAAAATTTTTTATCAGAATAGATTAAAATTTATATTGATTGTTATATTATATTTTTTATCTATTTCAGGAAAATCTTTTGCCGCCTTTTTTACTGTATATATTGCATTTTTATCAAGTATAGAATATGACGAGCTTTTGATAATTTTTATATTTTTCGGTATTCGCGTGCTGTCTATATCAAAATCAAGTTTGACTTTACCGTTATAACCGTTTTGTTTTGCGATTTCAGGATATATCAAATTTGTTTGTATCGCCTTTTTAATCTCTTTAAATAAAGCATTATCAGGTGTATTTGAAACTGATATATCATTTGAAATAAAGTTTGAGTTTATATTGTTGTTTGAATTGTTATTTTGTTTGTCGTCAGCTTTTTTATTACCTGTAAAATTTTCTTTTTTTTGTGTTTTTTTCGGTTTTGATTTTATATTTTTTACTGTTTCAGGTTTTTTAACGGTGTCTTTTTCTTGTCGCTTTATCGCAGTCGTTGTTTTAGTTTCGGTCAATTCTTTTTTAGCTATGTATTCTGATTTTTCTATTTTTTTTGTTGAAATTTCCTCTTCGGAAATTTCATTATTTTCAGATAAAGCTTCATTTGCGGATTGCGCTATATTCGGCGCTTTACTGAAAGCAGAAATCGGTAAAGTGTATATTTCATCGCTGATATTTATGTTATCATTTATTTTATATACTGCCGCATAGACAACTCCGAAGTGAAGTGAAAGCGAGATAATAAATCCAAGCAAACTTTCTTTACTCATTTTTTTCCAATGCGATTGTAAAATTTTCGTGTTTGTGTGTTTTTAAAACATCTATTATAGATATAAAAGTTTCAAATTTACTGTTTTTATCGTTTTTAATTTCTACAAAAGTATCTTTGTTTATGTTTTTGATGGAATTTTCAACTTCATTGATTGATGAAATTTTATTATTTATATAGATATTATTGCTATCATCTACTGAAATTACTAATACTTTATCGATATTTGGAAGCGTGACGGCATTTTTAGAATTTGCCAGTTCAACTTTTATTCCGCCTTGAGCGATAAATGTTGAAACGCTTAAAACAATCGCCAAAAGCACAAGCATAACATCTATAAAAGGGACAATATTTAGCCCGTCTCTTTTGGGTCTCATTTTTTTGACTCTTTAAATTCTACAAGCAAAACTTCAACTTTTCTTAAGAAAGCATTATAAATCATAAGCGTCGGAATTGCCACACAAAGTCCAAGTGCTGTAGCTTTTAACGCCAACGAAAGTCCAAGCATTATACTTTTGGCGTCCATATTTCCGCTAAGCCCCATATCGTAAAATGTAATCATAATTCCGGTAACTGTGCCTAAAAGTCCTACATAAGGGGCATTTGAATAGATAATATAAAGTGTGGTCAGATTTTTGGTCAGATCTTTTTCGTAAGTTTCTATGTTTTCATATTGTTTAACATTTACACGTCTATAAAAAAGAGCTCTTTCTATACTGAACCACAGCGAGATAAAGCTCATAAGCGCTAAAATGATAATTATAATATAATCTGCATTGCTTTTTAGAAAATCCATTACTATAACCTTCGGTAAATATTTTGCAAATTATATAAATCTAATGCAAATAAATTTATAATAATAATAATAATAATTTTTATAATTTAAATTGCTTTTATTACTTATTTTATTTAATTTTTTATTAATTTTGCAACTGTATTTCCGTAAAGAAATTTTAGAATGAATAAAATTTGTGGAAATATTATTTTTTAAATAGTTTATATAGTAAAACAAAGGATTTTTTAGTTAAAATAAATGATTTTAAAGGAGATATAAATTGAAAAAGCAAATTCTTTTAAGTCATGGCGGTGGCGGTGAAGAGATGAACAGTCTTATAAATGATACTATTTTTAAAGCATTTGACAATGAAATTTTACGCAGAGCAAACGATTCGGCGATATTAAATTTTCCGCTTGATTTAGATAAAAATTTTGATATTATAAGCGCAAATTTTGGTGATAAAACGGATTATTTTAATGAAAAATCTCAAAATTTTGACGTTTCAAATTTAAACGGACAAAATAAAACGGACAATATGAACTTCAATGTGCAAAATTGCCATAATAAAAAAAATACTCAAATTTTATGTGGAAATTTAGCTTTTACGACTGATTCTTTTGTGGTTACACCGCTTTTTTTTAATGGTGGAGATATAGGTAAAATCGCAGTTTGCGGTACAGTAAATGACTTGGCGATGGTTGGAGCCAAACCGCTTTTTTTAAGTTGTGCGTTTATAATAGAAGAAGGATTGGAGATTGACACTTTTGAGCGAATTTTAAATTCAATGGCAAAAACCGCAAAAGAAGCCGGCGTGAAAATAGTTTGCGGCGACACAAAAGTCGTTCCGCGCGGTTCAGGTGATCAAATCTTTATAAATACAAGCGGAATAGGGCAAATTTTAAAAGCCGGAGTGCAAATGGATTGTGTAAAAAAAGGCGCAAAAGTATTGATAAGCGGCGATATAGGAAGACATGGCGCCGTAATAATGGCAGCGCGCGATGAAATTTCGGTAAGCACGGATTTAAAAAGCGATTGTAAACCTTTAAATGCCGCTGTAACAGAGCTTTTAAAAAATGATGTCAAAATCCTTGCTTTAAGAGATGCGACGCGTGGCGGTTTATCAGCAGTTTTAAATGAATTTGCACAACATTTGAATTGTGAAATTTCAATCCGTGAAAATGATATAAAAGTGGCGCCTGAAGTGCTTGGAATATGTGAGCTTTTGGGTTTTGAGCCATATGATTTGGCAAATGAGGGCACATTCGTGGCATTTATAGAAGACGGCGACGAAATTAAAGCGCTTGAAATTTTACGAAAATTTAACGAAAATGCCGCAATTATCGGCGAAGTAACACAAAATGAAAAAGGACGGGTAATTTTACAAAATGCTTATGGAACCGAGCGGTTTTTAGAATTTCCAAAAGGCGAGCTTTTGCCTAGAATTTGTTAATTTTTATTTTTTAAATGCAAAACGGTAAATTTTATAATCTATATTTTCTCAGTAAGAAAATTTATCTAAAAAGCTTTTGATTAAATTTTATGCCTGATTTTTAATACTGTAAAATTTTAAAAAATACGCATTATGTTAATAAAATTTTAAATCGTTCGGTTTTTACATGAAATTTTCACATTAAAACTAGAAAATTTTAAATTTTTCAGTTTGTAAAAATTTATAAAAATCTTTTTAAGTGTAAGTTTAAATTAAGTTTCTCAGTTATTAAAAATTTAAAAATCTTAATCGTCAAAATTTATAAAACATATTTTTTAGTTAAAACAATATTTCAAAAACTACCGTTGCGATTGTAAATATTCCAAAAACGGCAATAAAAATATCGGCTGAAATTTTACGATATTTTTTCAGCGCTGGCACTTTGTAAATGCCATAAACCGGAAGCAAAAACAAAATAGCAGCTATAATCGGTCCTACGAACATATCAATAATTCCTAAAATGCTTGGATTTAAGTAAGAAAAAATAAGCATCGTGATGTAAAAAAACGCTGCAATGGCTATGTTTAAAGGTTTTTCTTTTGGTAAAGGCGCTTGGAATTTCAAATAAGTTTTATTTACAATTCCGTTCAGTCCTTCACGTGCCCCGAAATAGTGTCCGAAAAAACTAGTCGCGATTGCCAGAATCGCAATTAAAGGCGCAAAATAGCTGATTATCACATCATCGAATTTATTTGCAAAATAGCTTACTATCGGTATATTTTGCTTCGCCGCTTCACTAAATTCATCAGGATTCAGGCTTAGCACACAGGAAATTACAAAAAACATAATAAAAAACAGTAAAATAGTCGCATTTTTAAATAAAATTTGATTGCATTTGAAATCTTTCAACGTATTTCCGTAGCGTCTTTGCATACTTTGCGCAAAAGTCGAAACCGCGGGCGTATGCTCAAAAGAAAACGCAAGAACCGGAAGTGAAAAGAGTATGCTTAGAAAAAAATCTTTTGGAGTCGGAAAGTTGAAAAAAGCCGAAATTTGCCAGTGCGGTACGAGATATAAAGAAAAAATCAAAAGCAACGCACAAAGCGGATATGTAAGCCATTCACAGACTTTTATCACAAGATCTTCTTTAAAAATCATTACGAAAATCATCGCCGAAATTATGATAAAACAAACCGCAAATCTGCTTATTTGCGCGATTTCAAGTTGATTTTGCATAAAACTTATCAGTGTATTTGTGATTCCGACGCCATACAT from Campylobacter hominis ATCC BAA-381 carries:
- the hypD gene encoding hydrogenase formation protein HypD — translated: MDLINDFRDKNLILSLNEVIKKESKKPFNIMEICGGHTHSIMKFGIPELVGENINFIHGPGCPVCVMPQSRIDEAIKLASMSDTIFCSLADMMRVPGSITSLQKLRAKGHDIRSLYTPLDALKIAKQNPDKNVIFFAIGFETTTPMSAVLIEQTIQNGLKNLFFHINHVTIPAPIRMILSDKETKIDAFLGPSHVSVITGSRPYEKIAAEFHKPIAVSGFEPLDIMDSVLNLVRQQNSGTFEVYNEYARAVKPLGNEKAKALVAKYLHPCNFSWRGLGEIANSGMDLKDEYDAINAKKVFDCSVGNIKENKACICGKILRGLAKPYDCKVFGKACTPQNPIGSCMVSSEGACAAYYKYKRI
- a CDS encoding DUF3137 domain-containing protein, producing MEEFEIERKKMLKGAIFNYRLYCFLIPLFIIVILLIYDYLCDYFPSLVILYKLPYDEYGYGNFVDKIGALIAIPCFALIFIFSQLYYYHFKEKRLNFSYIIKEKIISEFFKEYVYTPQKGLGSDFINETEIYAYNIFITHDLIKGLYKGSEFEFCIVETYEEKHYSSSKIGKIIELAKQVKYELSKFQGVVLGFDIGKKFSSKTIIVDRSYNTKIDGKKEILDNREFNEEFRIFSDDEIEARYLLDFLSMEKIIKFQNEIGDGNASFAFINGKFYLFLNGYHFDYNPSLFNKINETDIKIFVDQIKNVISFIDFFIDKNSKSKI
- a CDS encoding TonB-dependent receptor; the protein is MDNKFGGFALNLDVEADLDSVFLEQKVSYSEFESSRYFDFKNGLYDYAKSNLKNWGNSYNARDGLFHSYYGGLGDIKQLQKTFTYNIDATLSEFEILNTKHNIINGFEYENKRGSYRTLTPFAEYFTPKDLPDGYICDKDDLTCINDNSFGGKGQYLSKLYYYGNVYNKATMNKFALYLEDEILYDKFKFRPGVRMERNSINNDVNIAPRFVSEYEFIGENFLGFGLNRYYGRELFAQKIYNDMYAHQEDFIRNHPNEKFTKTANDINGFLGNKFKTPYDDELSLFYRGDIKNARLDLKYIKRKSRDEVKVTSRKKAGLGSVAGLDDNYYIYTNDGKTDSDIYTFTVQNIDPIEFINTKNYFELGYTHMKRDRNFNKYTDSDLYLDRKILYNGKERTIGELPTVDFYTPDVLRLAHTMQVPYFGITLSNFINYESGNEALVRGFDKAKKMQTYTKVNLPSRTTWDARIAYEKNLHKDVEFFANFDINNILNKKQKIDADSIDDKIYYTYATGRNLYLEVGLKW
- a CDS encoding TonB-dependent receptor plug domain-containing protein, which encodes MRKIAFIFTPLALIAESIDIGEVEVSDSKSLNTQTSSYVSSRTITQEKLKAQTKKDGTISDALRSNPNVILNKTADSSTESGEISPKDVSINGASFYQNNFMVDGLNFNDDINPAGYRTLFKNTWRGPTLGSQAINLSSDLLKSIEVIDSSVSAKYGGFQGGVVNAKTRDPKKGFHGVVSGGYTSGDLSKNFIDPLVRDNYKNSTGWYDKSDFSKRKYRFGMEGYVSDDFGLLFDYTKHKSIIKTHTKDSIMDPKIAEFPNETRDAQNYFIKGIYRAGDRVNIKPSYLY
- a CDS encoding heavy-metal-associated domain-containing protein, which encodes MRILSLIFMLTTFLLAGGVLTHELVVPNMGCGGCAKKIKRVVEGNYTLISMDFNTTTKDVNLTMPSEIDINSVIKTINDAGYKARLKEKQ
- a CDS encoding energy transducer TonB, producing the protein MSKESLLGFIISLSLHFGVVYAAVYKINDNINISDEIYTLPISAFSKAPNIAQSANEALSENNEISEEEISTKKIEKSEYIAKKELTETKTTTAIKRQEKDTVKKPETVKNIKSKPKKTQKKENFTGNKKADDKQNNNSNNNINSNFISNDISVSNTPDNALFKEIKKAIQTNLIYPEIAKQNGYNGKVKLDFDIDSTRIPKNIKIIKSSSYSILDKNAIYTVKKAAKDFPEIDKKYNITININFNLF
- the exbD gene encoding TonB system transport protein ExbD, encoding MRPKRDGLNIVPFIDVMLVLLAIVLSVSTFIAQGGIKVELANSKNAVTLPNIDKVLVISVDDSNNIYINNKISSINEVENSIKNINKDTFVEIKNDKNSKFETFISIIDVLKTHKHENFTIALEKNE
- the exbB gene encoding TonB-system energizer ExbB, with product MDFLKSNADYIIIIILALMSFISLWFSIERALFYRRVNVKQYENIETYEKDLTKNLTTLYIIYSNAPYVGLLGTVTGIMITFYDMGLSGNMDAKSIMLGLSLALKATALGLCVAIPTLMIYNAFLRKVEVLLVEFKESKK
- the hypE gene encoding hydrogenase expression/formation protein HypE gives rise to the protein MNSLINDTIFKAFDNEILRRANDSAILNFPLDLDKNFDIISANFGDKTDYFNEKSQNFDVSNLNGQNKTDNMNFNVQNCHNKKNTQILCGNLAFTTDSFVVTPLFFNGGDIGKIAVCGTVNDLAMVGAKPLFLSCAFIIEEGLEIDTFERILNSMAKTAKEAGVKIVCGDTKVVPRGSGDQIFINTSGIGQILKAGVQMDCVKKGAKVLISGDIGRHGAVIMAARDEISVSTDLKSDCKPLNAAVTELLKNDVKILALRDATRGGLSAVLNEFAQHLNCEISIRENDIKVAPEVLGICELLGFEPYDLANEGTFVAFIEDGDEIKALEILRKFNENAAIIGEVTQNEKGRVILQNAYGTERFLEFPKGELLPRIC
- a CDS encoding aromatic amino acid transport family protein; translated protein: MDDKKFNKYDLRWMMSLFGTAVGAGILFLPIKAGAFGIYPVLVMTLLAFPMAFLSHRNLARFCNASKKPQSDISEVSEEFFGAKAGIIITFLYFFVFFQACIMYGVGITNTLISFMQNQLEIAQISRFAVCFIIISAMIFVMIFKEDLVIKVCEWLTYPLCALLLIFSLYLVPHWQISAFFNFPTPKDFFLSILFSLPVLAFSFEHTPAVSTFAQSMQRRYGNTLKDFKCNQILFKNATILLFFIMFFVISCVLSLNPDEFSEAAKQNIPIVSYFANKFDDVIISYFAPLIAILAIATSFFGHYFGAREGLNGIVNKTYLKFQAPLPKEKPLNIAIAAFFYITMLIFSYLNPSILGIIDMFVGPIIAAILFLLPVYGIYKVPALKKYRKISADIFIAVFGIFTIATVVFEILF